A window of Sander vitreus isolate 19-12246 chromosome 18, sanVit1, whole genome shotgun sequence contains these coding sequences:
- the mideasa gene encoding mitotic deacetylase associated SANT domain protein a isoform X4: MGVVRQSDWITGCNKGIPSLAYGEQPKTQQQLLHHMQQQQQQQMHHSRQQQQQQQQQQQQQLQQQQQQQQHHHLQLHQQQHLQQQQHHQIQQHQMQQQQQLQQMQQQYHQQQLQERQQQIQQMQQQQQVQQQNVPQQDTTQPQVQPNQQQTQNFVIFQPPKPGPPDTAPKEDVQSVVPQQEPEAQTSDSSPVPDPCPEKVATNPAELSDALLAAPRRSRRLSREGQSPLGPPSTNIWSQASKEPPPSHNGVAGTQAVKGGEVTTGGVIRRRRRASKEINLETLAQKASEMESLPAKMFKQEDGSSGRQANMVPLVIPVSVPVHSRQADPQGGWTQGRLGQGEWPAGQSDRKPVIVARRRSLRNSMTESFGQDGENDPGPDEDGKSKFKCRPRPEPLIIPPHKPSTFIPPSLYSSISSYQSNLRSPVRLPDNPLTLPPYTPPPILSPVREGSGLYFSTFLTNIAVSNQILPPPPAPKSATRSLLRSTSSEITPPVLSLITDAAPASLEPRINIGQKYQAEIPELQDQLSSQFDLHKADLVWIPIEDSHLKHGDQESMEDLLNMACCSVLRGGGTNQELVLHCLHECGGDFLETLGRLMLQDPVFPNGHHLAGYHYSGSDCWTAEEKCYFNKGISAYRKDFFMVQKLVQTKTVAQCVEFYYTYKKQVKIGRHGILTFGPPDSPGEKPTEVVVDIKSSQQTKMTQGEMDGDESSQRARVAQSLQAHDYAGTLPVMKEPHSLNKEAHYPPVPHRPRAEPAAKKSKAPVKPPPDPDAVFPCKKCGRVFYKVKSRSAHMKSHAEQEKKAAALRQKEEEELAVAAARARKVAVAAAAAMATNQGGNGLTEQAEFSSHEDSSEKEDDKDEDWH, encoded by the exons ATGGGAGTGGTCAGACAATCGGATTGGATAACAGGAT GCAACAAGGGAATTCCGAGCCTGGCGTACGGTGAGCAGCCTAAAACTCAACAACAGCTACTACACcatatgcagcagcagcagcagcaacaaatgCATCACAgtcgccagcagcagcaacaacaacaacaacagcagcagcagcagctgcagcagcagcagcagcagcagcagcatcaccaCCTTCAGTTGCATCAGCAGCAACAtctgcagcaacagcagcatcaCCAAATCCAACAACATCAAatgcaacagcaacaacagctgCAGCAAATGCAGCAACAGTATCACCAGCAACAGTTACAGGAGCGACAGCAACAAATTCAGCAaatgcagcaacagcagcaagtGCAACAACAAAATGTGCCACAGcaagacacaacacaaccacaggTGCAACCAAACCAGCAACAAACCCAAAACTTTGTGATTTTTCAGCCTCCTAAGCCTGGTCCACCTGACACAGCGCCTAAAGAGGATGTCCAGTCAGTGGTGCCGCAGCAGGAACCAGAGGCCCAAACCAGTGACTCATCACCCGTACCTGATCCATGCCCTGAAAAGGTAGCCACAAATCCTGCAGAGCTTTCAGATGCACTGCTGGCTGCCCCTCGGCGTTCACGTCGCCTTTCCAGGGAGGGACAGTCCCCACTGGGACCCCCTTCGACAAACATTTGGTCTCAAGCATCCAAAGAGCCTCCACCATCCCATAATGGAGTAGCAGGCACTCAGGCTGTTAAAGGAGGGGAAGTGACAACAGGAGGGGTCATCCGTAGGAGAAGGAGAGCATCTAAGGAGATCAACTTGGAAACTCTGGCTCAGAAGGCTTCAGAAATGGAGTCCCTGCCTGCTAAAATGTtcaag CAGGAAGATGGTTCTTCAGGCAGACAGGCCAATATGGTGCCTCTGGTTATCCCTGTATCAGTGCCAGTGCACAGTAGACAAGCAGATCCTCAGGGTGGCTGGACTCAGGGACGACTCGGCCAGGGTGAGTGGCCTGCAGGACAGTCTGATCGCAAACCTGTCATTGTGGCTCGTCGGCGATCACTCAGAAACTCCATGACCGAGAGTTTTGGCCAG GATGGGGAAAACGATCCCGGGCCGGACGAGGATGGAAAATCCAAATTTAAGTGCCGACCTCGTCCCGAGCCTCTCATCATCCCTCCGCACAAACCATCCAccttcatccctccatccctctacTCCAGCATCTCTtcctatcagagcaacctgcgCTCTCCGGTCCGCCTTCCGGACAACCCCCTCACACTGCCCCCGTACACGCCTCCACCCATCCTGTCTCCTGTGCGCGAGGGCTCGGGACTCTACTTCTCCACCTTCCTGACCAACATCGCCGTAAGCAACCAAATCCTGCCACCGCCACCTGCGCCCAAATCTGCGACGCGCAGTCTGTTGCGCTCCA CAAGTTCAGAAATCACACCTCCTGTTCTGTCCTTGATCACTGATGCCGCACCTGCTAGCCTTGAACC gcGTATCAACATTGGGCAAAAATACCAGGCAGAAATTCCCGAGTTGCAGGATCAACTTTCCTCCCAGTttgacctgcacaaggctgacTTGGTTTGGATCCCTATTGAGGACTCCCACCTCAAACACGGTGACCAAGAGAGCA TGGAGGATTTGCTGAACATGGCTTGTTGCAGTGTGCTCAGGGGCGGAGGAACCAACCAGGAGCTGGTTTTACACTGTTTACATGAATGTGGAGGTGATTTCCTT GAAACACTGGGACGTTTGATGCTTCAGGACCCAGTTTTCCCCAATGGTCATCACCTGGCAGGTTATCACTACTCAG GCTCTGACTGCTGGACTGCAGAAGAGAAGTGCTACTTCAATAAGGGGATCTCTGCCTACAGGAAGGACTTCTTCATGGTGCAGAAATTG GTGCAGACCAAGACTGTGGCTCAGTGTGTGGAGTTCTACTACACATACAAGAAACAGGTGAAGATCGGACGCCACGGGATTTTAACCTTTGGCCCGCCAGATTCACCAGGAGAGAAGCCCACAGAGGTTGTGGTGGACATTAAG AGTTCACAGCAGACAAAAATGACTCaaggagagatggatggagatgAGAGCAGCCAGCGGGCAAGGGTTGCTCAGTCACTACAGGCTCATGACTAT GCAGGGACATTGCCGGTGATGAAAGAGCCACACTCTTTGAATAAGGAGGCTCACTACCCGCCAGTACCTCACAGGCCTCGGGCTGAGCCTGCAGCCAAGAAGAGCAAAGCTCCAGTGAAGCCCCCACCGGATCCTGACGCAGTATTTCCGTGCAAGAAATGTGGCAG GGTGTTTTATAAAGTGAAGAGTCGAAGTGCCCACATGAAGAGTCATGCGGAGCAGGAGAAGAAGGCTGCAGCGCTGCgtcagaaagaggaggaggagctggcaGTAGCTGCAGCTCGGGCCAGGAAGGTAGCGGTGGCGGCTGCTGCGGCGATGGCGACTAATCAGGGAGGAAACGGATTGACAGAGCAGGCAGAGTTCAGCAGCCATGAAGACTCATCTGAGAAAGAGGATGACAAAGATGAAGACTGGCActga
- the mideasa gene encoding mitotic deacetylase associated SANT domain protein a isoform X3 produces MSLPSQVHTDKSGKHRAAAMKEPVQHSGEVYYGIGPPSLESSHSDSASSSGVYNPEKGPQSLPHYQQTAPVKWMHQDSVQAAGWSQEASASAWGQNFGPFMSGANVRGHMAFHKGVHEGVALPMGGENPLPGPVEVYRDATQAQAQGRGLEWEHAAAAMHQAQLHVYQNAHKGVELQGQPHVPSHTLQGSMLQPFQATFRPSKQQFSSGYYSVFPGNKGIPSLAYGEQPKTQQQLLHHMQQQQQQQMHHSRQQQQQQQQQQQQQLQQQQQQQQHHHLQLHQQQHLQQQQHHQIQQHQMQQQQQLQQMQQQYHQQQLQERQQQIQQMQQQQQVQQQNVPQQDTTQPQVQPNQQQTQNFVIFQPPKPGPPDTAPKEDVQSVVPQQEPEAQTSDSSPVPDPCPEKVATNPAELSDALLAAPRRSRRLSREGQSPLGPPSTNIWSQASKEPPPSHNGVAGTQAVKGGEVTTGGVIRRRRRASKEINLETLAQKASEMESLPAKMFKQEDGSSGRQANMVPLVIPVSVPVHSRQADPQGGWTQGRLGQGEWPAGQSDRKPVIVARRRSLRNSMTESFGQDGENDPGPDEDGKSKFKCRPRPEPLIIPPHKPSTFIPPSLYSSISSYQSNLRSPVRLPDNPLTLPPYTPPPILSPVREGSGLYFSTFLTNIAVSNQILPPPPAPKSATRSLLRSTSSEITPPVLSLITDAAPASLEPRINIGQKYQAEIPELQDQLSSQFDLHKADLVWIPIEDSHLKHVEDLLNMACCSVLRGGGTNQELVLHCLHECGGDFLETLGRLMLQDPVFPNGHHLAGYHYSGSDCWTAEEKCYFNKGISAYRKDFFMVQKLVQTKTVAQCVEFYYTYKKQVKIGRHGILTFGPPDSPGEKPTEVVVDIKSSQQTKMTQGEMDGDESSQRARVAQSLQAHDYAGTLPVMKEPHSLNKEAHYPPVPHRPRAEPAAKKSKAPVKPPPDPDAVFPCKKCGRVFYKVKSRSAHMKSHAEQEKKAAALRQKEEEELAVAAARARKVAVAAAAAMATNQGGNGLTEQAEFSSHEDSSEKEDDKDEDWH; encoded by the exons ATGAGTCTTCCTTCTCAAGTTCATACTGACAAGAGCGGCAAGCATCGGGCTGCAGCCATGAAAGAGCCTGTGCAGCATTCAGGCGAGGTTTATTATGGTATCGGACCTCCGAGTTTAGAGTCAAGCCACAGTGACTCTGCTAGCAGCTCTGGTGTTTACAACCCAGAGAAAGGGCCCCAAAGTCTACCGCACTATCAACAGACTGCTCCAGTAAAGTGGATGCACCAGGACTCTGTACAGGCAGCCGGCTGGTCTCAGGAGGCTTCTGCTTCAGCCTGGGGGCAGAACTTTGGCCCCTTTATGAGTGGAGCGAATGTCAGGGGTCACATGGCGTTCCACAAAGGAGTCCATGAGGGTGTAGCTCTGCCAATGGGGGGAGAAAATCCACTGCCAGGACCTGTTGAGGTTTACAGAGATGCCACCCAGGCTCAAGCTCAGGGGAGGGGGCTCGAGTGGGAGCACGCTGCGGCTGCAATGCACCAGGCTCAGCTGCATGTATATCAAAACGCCCATAAAGGCGTGGAGCTCCAGGGTCAGCCCCATGTACCTTCTCACACTTTGCAGGGGTCCATGCTGCAGCCCTTCCAGGCAACATTTAGGCCCAGCAAGCAACAATTTTCATCAGGTTATTACTCTGTTTTTCCAGGCAACAAGGGAATTCCGAGCCTGGCGTACGGTGAGCAGCCTAAAACTCAACAACAGCTACTACACcatatgcagcagcagcagcagcaacaaatgCATCACAgtcgccagcagcagcaacaacaacaacaacagcagcagcagcagctgcagcagcagcagcagcagcagcagcatcaccaCCTTCAGTTGCATCAGCAGCAACAtctgcagcaacagcagcatcaCCAAATCCAACAACATCAAatgcaacagcaacaacagctgCAGCAAATGCAGCAACAGTATCACCAGCAACAGTTACAGGAGCGACAGCAACAAATTCAGCAaatgcagcaacagcagcaagtGCAACAACAAAATGTGCCACAGcaagacacaacacaaccacaggTGCAACCAAACCAGCAACAAACCCAAAACTTTGTGATTTTTCAGCCTCCTAAGCCTGGTCCACCTGACACAGCGCCTAAAGAGGATGTCCAGTCAGTGGTGCCGCAGCAGGAACCAGAGGCCCAAACCAGTGACTCATCACCCGTACCTGATCCATGCCCTGAAAAGGTAGCCACAAATCCTGCAGAGCTTTCAGATGCACTGCTGGCTGCCCCTCGGCGTTCACGTCGCCTTTCCAGGGAGGGACAGTCCCCACTGGGACCCCCTTCGACAAACATTTGGTCTCAAGCATCCAAAGAGCCTCCACCATCCCATAATGGAGTAGCAGGCACTCAGGCTGTTAAAGGAGGGGAAGTGACAACAGGAGGGGTCATCCGTAGGAGAAGGAGAGCATCTAAGGAGATCAACTTGGAAACTCTGGCTCAGAAGGCTTCAGAAATGGAGTCCCTGCCTGCTAAAATGTtcaag CAGGAAGATGGTTCTTCAGGCAGACAGGCCAATATGGTGCCTCTGGTTATCCCTGTATCAGTGCCAGTGCACAGTAGACAAGCAGATCCTCAGGGTGGCTGGACTCAGGGACGACTCGGCCAGGGTGAGTGGCCTGCAGGACAGTCTGATCGCAAACCTGTCATTGTGGCTCGTCGGCGATCACTCAGAAACTCCATGACCGAGAGTTTTGGCCAG GATGGGGAAAACGATCCCGGGCCGGACGAGGATGGAAAATCCAAATTTAAGTGCCGACCTCGTCCCGAGCCTCTCATCATCCCTCCGCACAAACCATCCAccttcatccctccatccctctacTCCAGCATCTCTtcctatcagagcaacctgcgCTCTCCGGTCCGCCTTCCGGACAACCCCCTCACACTGCCCCCGTACACGCCTCCACCCATCCTGTCTCCTGTGCGCGAGGGCTCGGGACTCTACTTCTCCACCTTCCTGACCAACATCGCCGTAAGCAACCAAATCCTGCCACCGCCACCTGCGCCCAAATCTGCGACGCGCAGTCTGTTGCGCTCCA CAAGTTCAGAAATCACACCTCCTGTTCTGTCCTTGATCACTGATGCCGCACCTGCTAGCCTTGAACC gcGTATCAACATTGGGCAAAAATACCAGGCAGAAATTCCCGAGTTGCAGGATCAACTTTCCTCCCAGTttgacctgcacaaggctgacTTGGTTTGGATCCCTATTGAGGACTCCCACCTCAAACACG TGGAGGATTTGCTGAACATGGCTTGTTGCAGTGTGCTCAGGGGCGGAGGAACCAACCAGGAGCTGGTTTTACACTGTTTACATGAATGTGGAGGTGATTTCCTT GAAACACTGGGACGTTTGATGCTTCAGGACCCAGTTTTCCCCAATGGTCATCACCTGGCAGGTTATCACTACTCAG GCTCTGACTGCTGGACTGCAGAAGAGAAGTGCTACTTCAATAAGGGGATCTCTGCCTACAGGAAGGACTTCTTCATGGTGCAGAAATTG GTGCAGACCAAGACTGTGGCTCAGTGTGTGGAGTTCTACTACACATACAAGAAACAGGTGAAGATCGGACGCCACGGGATTTTAACCTTTGGCCCGCCAGATTCACCAGGAGAGAAGCCCACAGAGGTTGTGGTGGACATTAAG AGTTCACAGCAGACAAAAATGACTCaaggagagatggatggagatgAGAGCAGCCAGCGGGCAAGGGTTGCTCAGTCACTACAGGCTCATGACTAT GCAGGGACATTGCCGGTGATGAAAGAGCCACACTCTTTGAATAAGGAGGCTCACTACCCGCCAGTACCTCACAGGCCTCGGGCTGAGCCTGCAGCCAAGAAGAGCAAAGCTCCAGTGAAGCCCCCACCGGATCCTGACGCAGTATTTCCGTGCAAGAAATGTGGCAG GGTGTTTTATAAAGTGAAGAGTCGAAGTGCCCACATGAAGAGTCATGCGGAGCAGGAGAAGAAGGCTGCAGCGCTGCgtcagaaagaggaggaggagctggcaGTAGCTGCAGCTCGGGCCAGGAAGGTAGCGGTGGCGGCTGCTGCGGCGATGGCGACTAATCAGGGAGGAAACGGATTGACAGAGCAGGCAGAGTTCAGCAGCCATGAAGACTCATCTGAGAAAGAGGATGACAAAGATGAAGACTGGCActga
- the mideasa gene encoding mitotic deacetylase associated SANT domain protein a isoform X1: MSLPSQVHTDKSGKHRAAAMKEPVQHSGEVYYGIGPPSLESSHSDSASSSGVYNPEKGPQSLPHYQQTAPVKWMHQDSVQAAGWSQEASASAWGQNFGPFMSGANVRGHMAFHKGVHEGVALPMGGENPLPGPVEVYRDATQAQAQGRGLEWEHAAAAMHQAQLHVYQNAHKGVELQGQPHVPSHTLQGSMLQPFQATFRPSKQQFSSGYYSVFPGNKGIPSLAYGEQPKTQQQLLHHMQQQQQQQMHHSRQQQQQQQQQQQQQLQQQQQQQQHHHLQLHQQQHLQQQQHHQIQQHQMQQQQQLQQMQQQYHQQQLQERQQQIQQMQQQQQVQQQNVPQQDTTQPQVQPNQQQTQNFVIFQPPKPGPPDTAPKEDVQSVVPQQEPEAQTSDSSPVPDPCPEKVATNPAELSDALLAAPRRSRRLSREGQSPLGPPSTNIWSQASKEPPPSHNGVAGTQAVKGGEVTTGGVIRRRRRASKEINLETLAQKASEMESLPAKMFKQEDGSSGRQANMVPLVIPVSVPVHSRQADPQGGWTQGRLGQGEWPAGQSDRKPVIVARRRSLRNSMTESFGQDGENDPGPDEDGKSKFKCRPRPEPLIIPPHKPSTFIPPSLYSSISSYQSNLRSPVRLPDNPLTLPPYTPPPILSPVREGSGLYFSTFLTNIAVSNQILPPPPAPKSATRSLLRSTSSEITPPVLSLITDAAPASLEPRINIGQKYQAEIPELQDQLSSQFDLHKADLVWIPIEDSHLKHGDQESMEDLLNMACCSVLRGGGTNQELVLHCLHECGGDFLETLGRLMLQDPVFPNGHHLAGYHYSGSDCWTAEEKCYFNKGISAYRKDFFMVQKLVQTKTVAQCVEFYYTYKKQVKIGRHGILTFGPPDSPGEKPTEVVVDIKSSQQTKMTQGEMDGDESSQRARVAQSLQAHDYAGTLPVMKEPHSLNKEAHYPPVPHRPRAEPAAKKSKAPVKPPPDPDAVFPCKKCGRVFYKVKSRSAHMKSHAEQEKKAAALRQKEEEELAVAAARARKVAVAAAAAMATNQGGNGLTEQAEFSSHEDSSEKEDDKDEDWH, translated from the exons ATGAGTCTTCCTTCTCAAGTTCATACTGACAAGAGCGGCAAGCATCGGGCTGCAGCCATGAAAGAGCCTGTGCAGCATTCAGGCGAGGTTTATTATGGTATCGGACCTCCGAGTTTAGAGTCAAGCCACAGTGACTCTGCTAGCAGCTCTGGTGTTTACAACCCAGAGAAAGGGCCCCAAAGTCTACCGCACTATCAACAGACTGCTCCAGTAAAGTGGATGCACCAGGACTCTGTACAGGCAGCCGGCTGGTCTCAGGAGGCTTCTGCTTCAGCCTGGGGGCAGAACTTTGGCCCCTTTATGAGTGGAGCGAATGTCAGGGGTCACATGGCGTTCCACAAAGGAGTCCATGAGGGTGTAGCTCTGCCAATGGGGGGAGAAAATCCACTGCCAGGACCTGTTGAGGTTTACAGAGATGCCACCCAGGCTCAAGCTCAGGGGAGGGGGCTCGAGTGGGAGCACGCTGCGGCTGCAATGCACCAGGCTCAGCTGCATGTATATCAAAACGCCCATAAAGGCGTGGAGCTCCAGGGTCAGCCCCATGTACCTTCTCACACTTTGCAGGGGTCCATGCTGCAGCCCTTCCAGGCAACATTTAGGCCCAGCAAGCAACAATTTTCATCAGGTTATTACTCTGTTTTTCCAGGCAACAAGGGAATTCCGAGCCTGGCGTACGGTGAGCAGCCTAAAACTCAACAACAGCTACTACACcatatgcagcagcagcagcagcaacaaatgCATCACAgtcgccagcagcagcaacaacaacaacaacagcagcagcagcagctgcagcagcagcagcagcagcagcagcatcaccaCCTTCAGTTGCATCAGCAGCAACAtctgcagcaacagcagcatcaCCAAATCCAACAACATCAAatgcaacagcaacaacagctgCAGCAAATGCAGCAACAGTATCACCAGCAACAGTTACAGGAGCGACAGCAACAAATTCAGCAaatgcagcaacagcagcaagtGCAACAACAAAATGTGCCACAGcaagacacaacacaaccacaggTGCAACCAAACCAGCAACAAACCCAAAACTTTGTGATTTTTCAGCCTCCTAAGCCTGGTCCACCTGACACAGCGCCTAAAGAGGATGTCCAGTCAGTGGTGCCGCAGCAGGAACCAGAGGCCCAAACCAGTGACTCATCACCCGTACCTGATCCATGCCCTGAAAAGGTAGCCACAAATCCTGCAGAGCTTTCAGATGCACTGCTGGCTGCCCCTCGGCGTTCACGTCGCCTTTCCAGGGAGGGACAGTCCCCACTGGGACCCCCTTCGACAAACATTTGGTCTCAAGCATCCAAAGAGCCTCCACCATCCCATAATGGAGTAGCAGGCACTCAGGCTGTTAAAGGAGGGGAAGTGACAACAGGAGGGGTCATCCGTAGGAGAAGGAGAGCATCTAAGGAGATCAACTTGGAAACTCTGGCTCAGAAGGCTTCAGAAATGGAGTCCCTGCCTGCTAAAATGTtcaag CAGGAAGATGGTTCTTCAGGCAGACAGGCCAATATGGTGCCTCTGGTTATCCCTGTATCAGTGCCAGTGCACAGTAGACAAGCAGATCCTCAGGGTGGCTGGACTCAGGGACGACTCGGCCAGGGTGAGTGGCCTGCAGGACAGTCTGATCGCAAACCTGTCATTGTGGCTCGTCGGCGATCACTCAGAAACTCCATGACCGAGAGTTTTGGCCAG GATGGGGAAAACGATCCCGGGCCGGACGAGGATGGAAAATCCAAATTTAAGTGCCGACCTCGTCCCGAGCCTCTCATCATCCCTCCGCACAAACCATCCAccttcatccctccatccctctacTCCAGCATCTCTtcctatcagagcaacctgcgCTCTCCGGTCCGCCTTCCGGACAACCCCCTCACACTGCCCCCGTACACGCCTCCACCCATCCTGTCTCCTGTGCGCGAGGGCTCGGGACTCTACTTCTCCACCTTCCTGACCAACATCGCCGTAAGCAACCAAATCCTGCCACCGCCACCTGCGCCCAAATCTGCGACGCGCAGTCTGTTGCGCTCCA CAAGTTCAGAAATCACACCTCCTGTTCTGTCCTTGATCACTGATGCCGCACCTGCTAGCCTTGAACC gcGTATCAACATTGGGCAAAAATACCAGGCAGAAATTCCCGAGTTGCAGGATCAACTTTCCTCCCAGTttgacctgcacaaggctgacTTGGTTTGGATCCCTATTGAGGACTCCCACCTCAAACACGGTGACCAAGAGAGCA TGGAGGATTTGCTGAACATGGCTTGTTGCAGTGTGCTCAGGGGCGGAGGAACCAACCAGGAGCTGGTTTTACACTGTTTACATGAATGTGGAGGTGATTTCCTT GAAACACTGGGACGTTTGATGCTTCAGGACCCAGTTTTCCCCAATGGTCATCACCTGGCAGGTTATCACTACTCAG GCTCTGACTGCTGGACTGCAGAAGAGAAGTGCTACTTCAATAAGGGGATCTCTGCCTACAGGAAGGACTTCTTCATGGTGCAGAAATTG GTGCAGACCAAGACTGTGGCTCAGTGTGTGGAGTTCTACTACACATACAAGAAACAGGTGAAGATCGGACGCCACGGGATTTTAACCTTTGGCCCGCCAGATTCACCAGGAGAGAAGCCCACAGAGGTTGTGGTGGACATTAAG AGTTCACAGCAGACAAAAATGACTCaaggagagatggatggagatgAGAGCAGCCAGCGGGCAAGGGTTGCTCAGTCACTACAGGCTCATGACTAT GCAGGGACATTGCCGGTGATGAAAGAGCCACACTCTTTGAATAAGGAGGCTCACTACCCGCCAGTACCTCACAGGCCTCGGGCTGAGCCTGCAGCCAAGAAGAGCAAAGCTCCAGTGAAGCCCCCACCGGATCCTGACGCAGTATTTCCGTGCAAGAAATGTGGCAG GGTGTTTTATAAAGTGAAGAGTCGAAGTGCCCACATGAAGAGTCATGCGGAGCAGGAGAAGAAGGCTGCAGCGCTGCgtcagaaagaggaggaggagctggcaGTAGCTGCAGCTCGGGCCAGGAAGGTAGCGGTGGCGGCTGCTGCGGCGATGGCGACTAATCAGGGAGGAAACGGATTGACAGAGCAGGCAGAGTTCAGCAGCCATGAAGACTCATCTGAGAAAGAGGATGACAAAGATGAAGACTGGCActga